The following proteins are encoded in a genomic region of Oncorhynchus kisutch isolate 150728-3 linkage group LG6, Okis_V2, whole genome shotgun sequence:
- the LOC109891834 gene encoding ELMO domain-containing protein 1-like, translating to MKHFLRCLTKFFVFLYCKCLWRGQKFVIRKVTGWCELQRICYNILLSFLSSCARTLKIESSLRYSKNELCQSALSAHPDSVEKTIDNIMTLKKINADTNPQLGISLHNLWKTLRPDSSLTGRISKQRCEIGFQGNDPKTDFRGMGLLGLHNLLYFAEHDKATALQVLYDSLQPKHKYSFVIVGINITDLAYSLLVSGALKTHLYNVAPEMPSLSHFQQTFCYLMQEFHRFWIENDLCDITEFNRVRSKLHRRVLRQLKNPDMALCPHFAASDLHLVNL from the exons ATGAAACATTTTTTGAG atgcctcacaa AGTTCTTTGTGTTCCTGTACTGTAAATGTCTGTGGCGAGGCCAAAAGTTTGTGATCAGGAAGGTCACGGGGTGGTGTGAACTGCAGCGGATTTgctacaacatcctcctctccttcctctccagctgTGCCAGGACACTTAAGATTG AGTCCTCTCTCAGGTACTCAAAGAACGAG ctgTGCCAGTCTGCCCTCAGTGCTCACCCAGACAGTGTGGAGAAAACCATCGATAACATCATGACCCTGAAGAAGATCAACGCGGACACTAACCCACA GCTGGGCATCTCCCTCCATAAT CTGTGGAAGACGCTGCGTCCTGATTCGTCACTCACCGGGCGGATCTCCAAGCAGCGGTGTGAGATCGGTTTCCAAGGCAATGACCCCAAGACCGACTTCAGGGGAATGGGTTTACTGGGTCTACACAAccttct ATATTTTGCTGAGCATGACAAGGCCACCGCTCTCCAGGTGCTTTATGACTCCCTGCAGCCCAAACACAA ATACTCCTTTGTCATCGTGGGCATCAACATCACAGACCTGGCCTACTCTCTGCTGGTGAGCGGAGCCCTGAAGACCCACCTGTACAATGTAGCCCCGGAGATGCCCAGCCTCAGTCACTTCCAGCAGACCTTCT gtTACCTAATGCAGGAGTTCCATCGGTTCTGGATCGAGAACGACCTCTGTGACATCACGGAGTTCAACCGTGTGCGCTCCAAGCTCCACCGACGGGTGCTGCGACAGCTCAAGAACCCCGACATGGCACTGTGCCCCCACTTCGCCGCCTCTGACCTCCACCTGGTCAACCTCTAA